One stretch of Streptomyces agglomeratus DNA includes these proteins:
- a CDS encoding inositol monophosphatase family protein, protein MINSNACLDDTEVAIAAARAGADVVRALYGWRLTRTDKGAGDFATEADVDAEAAILGVIRAARPNDAVLGEEGGRQGAPDAERQWLVDPLCGTLNYAVGNMLVAVNVALVNGAAAVADPFSGEIFFTDGETARVRHDGCDARLTPTPATRLVDVNLDPPFPSAPGFRAVNLLAEPRFAERFRPRVVSTTLALAWVAAGKRAAYVTDGGDLTGSVHFAAGIALCRAAGCVVTGIDGSPTGQGARGLVVAADAETHQLLMSLIHSPGWNGSGESPRSDRNGRGAP, encoded by the coding sequence ATGATCAACTCGAATGCGTGCCTCGACGACACCGAGGTCGCCATAGCAGCGGCTCGTGCCGGCGCCGACGTCGTGCGCGCCCTGTACGGCTGGCGGCTCACCCGCACCGACAAGGGCGCCGGGGACTTCGCGACGGAGGCCGATGTGGACGCCGAGGCGGCGATCCTCGGCGTCATTCGAGCCGCCCGGCCGAACGACGCGGTGCTCGGCGAGGAGGGCGGGCGCCAGGGTGCTCCCGACGCCGAGCGACAGTGGCTGGTGGATCCCCTGTGCGGCACGTTGAACTACGCCGTCGGCAACATGCTGGTCGCCGTCAACGTGGCGCTCGTCAACGGGGCGGCGGCCGTGGCCGATCCGTTCAGCGGCGAAATCTTCTTCACCGACGGTGAGACGGCCCGGGTGCGGCACGACGGGTGCGATGCGCGGCTGACACCCACGCCCGCCACCCGGCTGGTGGACGTCAATCTCGACCCGCCGTTCCCGAGCGCACCCGGATTCCGGGCCGTGAACCTGCTGGCCGAACCACGGTTCGCCGAGCGGTTCCGGCCGCGTGTCGTCTCCACGACGCTCGCGCTGGCCTGGGTCGCGGCCGGCAAGCGCGCCGCGTACGTCACGGATGGCGGCGACCTGACCGGGAGCGTGCACTTCGCCGCAGGCATCGCTTTGTGCCGCGCCGCGGGCTGCGTCGTCACCGGGATCGACGGCTCACCGACAGGCCAGGGAGCCCGCGGACTTGTCGTGGCCGCCGACGCCGAAACCCACCAGTTGCTGATGTCGCTGATCCACAGCCCCGGCTGGAACGGCAGCGGCGAGTCGCCGCGATCCGACCGCAACGGGCGCGGCGCTCCGTGA
- a CDS encoding lactonase family protein has protein sequence MRWAYIGSFTSGGGRGITVAAVDPATGALTPRTGVDTVVNPSCLALCADTGTLYAVSDAEPGAVVAFRTGPDGSLTALGPAVDAGGSGPTHLGLAGRRLLTANYGSGSVSSFATGPDGSVHGPPVVLAHQGSGPDADRQQGPHAHHVLADPGGRWVLSVDLGTDSVRVCSPDRATGELQVHTEAVLRAGSGPRHLAFHPDGEVVYVLHELEPQMTVCRWDGASGHLEPLAEVAIDPEGAPEGERVYPSVVLVSSDGLFVRAAVRGSNRVLTFSLADGAEKPRLTSSVDCGGVWPRDLVAGPSGRRLYVVNEWSGDVTWFDADPETGRLARAGALEVPAAACVVFA, from the coding sequence GTGCGGTGGGCTTACATCGGCTCGTTCACCTCGGGGGGCGGTCGCGGCATCACGGTCGCGGCCGTTGACCCGGCGACCGGGGCGCTGACCCCGCGTACCGGCGTCGACACCGTGGTCAACCCCTCGTGTCTCGCTCTCTGCGCCGACACCGGAACGCTGTACGCGGTGAGTGACGCCGAGCCGGGCGCGGTCGTGGCCTTCCGTACCGGGCCGGACGGGAGCCTCACCGCGCTCGGTCCGGCGGTGGACGCGGGCGGCTCCGGCCCCACCCATCTCGGCCTCGCCGGTCGCCGGCTGCTGACCGCCAACTACGGCTCCGGCAGCGTCAGCAGTTTCGCGACGGGACCCGACGGGAGCGTTCACGGTCCGCCCGTCGTGCTGGCGCACCAGGGCTCGGGCCCCGACGCCGACCGGCAGCAGGGCCCGCATGCCCACCACGTGCTGGCCGATCCCGGTGGGCGATGGGTGCTCAGCGTGGACCTGGGCACCGATTCGGTGCGGGTGTGCTCGCCCGACCGTGCCACCGGAGAGCTCCAGGTGCACACCGAGGCGGTGCTCCGGGCCGGGTCGGGGCCACGTCACCTCGCCTTTCACCCCGACGGCGAGGTCGTGTACGTACTCCACGAGCTGGAGCCCCAGATGACCGTCTGCCGATGGGATGGGGCGTCCGGGCATCTGGAGCCCCTGGCGGAGGTTGCGATCGATCCCGAAGGCGCCCCGGAGGGAGAGCGGGTGTACCCGTCCGTGGTCCTCGTCTCGTCCGACGGGCTCTTCGTGCGGGCCGCCGTGCGCGGCAGTAACAGGGTACTGACGTTCTCCCTCGCCGACGGAGCCGAGAAGCCGCGGCTCACGAGCAGCGTGGACTGCGGCGGTGTGTGGCCGCGCGACCTGGTGGCCGGTCCCTCCGGCCGGCGGCTGTACGTCGTAAACGAGTGGTCCGGGGACGTCACCTGGTTCGACGCGGACCCGGAGACCGGGCGACTGGCCCGCGCCGGGGCCCTGGAGGTTCCGGCGGCCGCGTGCGTGGTCTTCGCCTGA
- a CDS encoding M28 family metallopeptidase, which produces MPSRRIAAATATLAAAALVSPLLFAGPATAGSAMGSGPHRGDALARKLVKESTAKDAYRHLQVLQKIADHSDGNRVAGSQGHERSAKYVEAVMRLAGFKVSRHEFDFVYTETVKESLKVVSPTPRDVPVKLMTYTANSPAGGVTAELAATPVDADGTHGCEAGDFASGTFTGKIALIKRGGCAFAIKQANAADAGAVGAVIYNNTAGALNGTIGAPDLGKVPTGGVTQADGEALAAEAAKGPVKVTLDIRELRENRTTYNVVAETRGGDADNTVFLGAHLDSVTEGPGINDNGSGSAGILQVALELAKTQAKPTNKVKFAWWSAEEFGLLGSEAYVASLTEEQKKQIKLYLNFDMIASPNAGYFVYDGDDSDGVGAGPGPEGSAQIEKGINDFLDARQIPHEGTDFTGRSDYGPFIEVGIPSGGTFTGAEGIKTAEQAVKFGGTAGVAYDPNYHAAGDTIENIDMKAFDVNIDIIADAVGHYAHDLGPLSAPVESVPTDGDAGSGGGLHDGHGHDVTE; this is translated from the coding sequence ATGCCCTCACGCCGTATAGCCGCAGCCACCGCAACCCTGGCGGCCGCAGCACTGGTTTCCCCGCTCCTGTTCGCCGGGCCGGCCACCGCCGGCAGTGCGATGGGATCCGGCCCCCACCGGGGTGATGCGCTGGCTCGCAAGCTGGTCAAGGAGTCCACGGCCAAGGACGCCTACAGGCACCTTCAGGTGTTGCAGAAGATCGCCGACCACAGCGACGGCAACCGGGTGGCCGGGTCGCAGGGCCACGAGCGGTCCGCCAAGTACGTCGAAGCCGTCATGAGGCTGGCCGGCTTCAAGGTGTCCAGACACGAGTTCGACTTCGTGTATACCGAGACGGTCAAGGAGAGCCTCAAGGTCGTCTCGCCTACGCCGCGCGACGTGCCCGTCAAACTCATGACATACACCGCGAATTCACCCGCGGGCGGCGTCACCGCGGAGCTCGCCGCCACCCCCGTCGACGCCGACGGTACGCACGGCTGCGAGGCCGGCGACTTCGCCTCCGGCACCTTCACCGGGAAGATCGCCCTGATCAAGCGCGGCGGCTGTGCCTTCGCGATCAAGCAGGCCAACGCCGCCGACGCCGGCGCGGTCGGCGCGGTCATCTACAACAACACCGCGGGAGCCCTCAACGGCACCATCGGCGCACCGGACCTCGGCAAGGTCCCGACCGGCGGCGTCACCCAGGCGGACGGTGAGGCGCTCGCCGCGGAAGCGGCCAAGGGGCCGGTCAAGGTCACCCTGGACATCCGGGAGCTGCGCGAGAACCGCACCACGTACAACGTGGTCGCGGAGACCCGCGGGGGAGACGCGGACAACACCGTCTTCCTCGGCGCCCACCTCGACTCGGTCACCGAGGGCCCCGGCATCAACGACAACGGTTCCGGCTCGGCCGGAATCCTCCAGGTCGCCCTGGAGCTCGCCAAGACCCAGGCCAAGCCCACGAACAAGGTGAAGTTCGCCTGGTGGTCGGCCGAGGAGTTCGGCCTCCTCGGGTCCGAGGCGTACGTCGCCTCGCTGACGGAGGAACAGAAGAAGCAGATCAAGCTCTACCTGAACTTCGACATGATCGCCTCCCCGAACGCCGGCTACTTCGTGTACGACGGAGACGACTCCGACGGCGTCGGAGCAGGCCCCGGCCCGGAGGGCTCCGCCCAGATCGAGAAGGGCATCAACGACTTCCTCGACGCCCGGCAGATCCCGCACGAGGGCACCGACTTCACGGGCCGCTCCGACTACGGACCCTTCATCGAGGTCGGCATTCCCTCCGGCGGCACCTTCACCGGCGCCGAGGGCATCAAGACCGCTGAGCAGGCGGTCAAGTTCGGCGGTACGGCGGGTGTGGCGTACGACCCGAACTACCACGCCGCCGGCGACACCATCGAGAACATCGACATGAAGGCGTTCGACGTCAACATCGACATCATCGCGGACGCCGTGGGCCACTACGCCCACGACCTCGGCCCGCTGTCCGCCCCGGTCGAGTCGGTCCCGACCGACGGCGACGCCGGCAGCGGCGGCGGCCTGCACGACGGACACGGGCACGACGTGACCGAGTAG
- a CDS encoding DNA-binding transcriptional regulator, with protein sequence MPENVPEIPTRLLVHALVREDGTVDAGELYTVAGALGMSDQQVRLCIKRLVTEGRFTHEGRGRKALLHATADVTGSLVPEVEYVRYAYAQDHGQAPWDGVWHLFAFAVPESARAARDALRDTLVGLGAAAVQGGLYVSANPIGEHVEAQARHLGILDALTTFTSDDLRIGDRRDATDLAAGLWPLDEIAGRYDTLAALARARLGQLDGATTTTGADQLTIAVELAAQFTRAMEPDPLLPPQLLPRPWAGAHARDLAARCWARLLEHQASTGSDEHPRLRLFSLYADAIRPAPGPAAR encoded by the coding sequence ATGCCCGAGAACGTTCCCGAGATCCCCACCCGCCTGCTCGTACACGCCCTGGTCCGCGAAGACGGCACCGTCGACGCCGGCGAGCTCTACACCGTGGCGGGCGCCCTCGGCATGAGCGACCAGCAAGTACGCCTGTGCATCAAACGGCTCGTCACCGAAGGGCGCTTCACGCACGAAGGCCGCGGCCGCAAAGCCCTGCTGCATGCCACCGCCGACGTCACCGGGTCCCTGGTCCCGGAGGTGGAGTACGTCCGCTACGCCTACGCACAAGATCATGGGCAGGCGCCGTGGGACGGCGTCTGGCATCTCTTCGCGTTCGCCGTCCCGGAGTCGGCCAGAGCGGCGCGGGACGCTCTGCGCGACACGCTCGTCGGGCTCGGCGCCGCGGCCGTCCAGGGCGGCCTGTACGTCAGCGCGAACCCGATCGGGGAACACGTCGAGGCCCAGGCGCGACACCTCGGCATCCTCGATGCCCTCACGACGTTCACCAGCGACGACCTGCGCATCGGCGACCGTCGTGATGCCACCGACCTGGCCGCCGGGCTCTGGCCGCTGGACGAGATCGCGGGCCGTTACGACACACTGGCCGCCCTCGCCCGGGCGCGCCTCGGCCAACTCGACGGCGCGACCACGACGACCGGGGCCGACCAACTGACCATCGCCGTCGAACTGGCCGCCCAGTTCACCCGCGCCATGGAACCGGACCCCCTCCTTCCGCCGCAGCTGCTCCCCCGGCCCTGGGCCGGCGCGCACGCTCGCGACCTTGCCGCCCGCTGCTGGGCCCGGCTCCTCGAACACCAGGCGTCCACCGGCTCGGACGAGCACCCCCGTCTCCGCCTCTTCAGCCTGTACGCCGACGCCATCCGGCCCGCCCCCGGCCCCGCGGCACGCTGA
- a CDS encoding SDR family NAD(P)-dependent oxidoreductase yields the protein MTQHTNARSTSTNTTPSGLGRRSFLGGAAAAGMTGAAFGTPAHAAGVRTGTRGRGGRFRGKSVLITGATSGIGRATAIAFAAEGAHVGFCGRRAESGRAVEREIRDAGGEATYIQADVRVADQVQRFVDRVASTYGGIDVAFNNAGVGSGKLPHEMSVEEWDNVQATNARGVFLAIKYEVPHMLRAGGGVIICTSSSAAEQARPNGAAYTASKRAVQGVVKAAALAYGTKGIRVNALLPGTTDTPFVRPPGIADGDWATYKPAFGRLNIDGLERMAEAGEIARAVLGLASDDFPYMTGSSVAVDGGSTAGRKMIHPGAP from the coding sequence ATGACTCAGCACACCAACGCCCGCAGTACGAGTACGAACACCACGCCCTCCGGCCTGGGCCGGCGGTCCTTCCTGGGCGGCGCCGCCGCTGCCGGGATGACCGGAGCCGCCTTCGGTACACCTGCCCACGCCGCCGGGGTGCGGACGGGCACCCGTGGCAGGGGCGGGCGCTTCCGGGGAAAGTCGGTCCTCATCACAGGCGCCACCTCGGGCATCGGCAGGGCGACGGCGATCGCCTTCGCCGCCGAGGGCGCCCATGTCGGCTTCTGCGGCAGGCGGGCCGAGTCGGGCCGTGCGGTGGAACGCGAGATCCGGGACGCGGGCGGCGAAGCCACGTACATCCAGGCAGACGTGCGGGTGGCCGACCAGGTCCAGCGCTTCGTGGACCGGGTCGCGAGCACATACGGCGGCATCGACGTGGCCTTCAACAACGCCGGCGTCGGCAGCGGCAAGCTGCCCCACGAGATGAGCGTCGAGGAATGGGACAACGTCCAGGCGACCAACGCCCGCGGCGTGTTCCTCGCGATCAAGTACGAGGTTCCCCACATGCTCAGGGCAGGGGGCGGCGTCATCATCTGCACTTCCTCGTCGGCCGCCGAGCAGGCACGGCCGAACGGCGCCGCGTACACCGCGAGCAAGCGGGCGGTGCAGGGCGTGGTGAAGGCCGCGGCACTCGCGTACGGAACGAAGGGCATCCGGGTCAACGCCCTGCTGCCCGGCACCACCGACACGCCTTTCGTACGCCCGCCGGGCATTGCGGACGGCGACTGGGCGACGTACAAGCCGGCCTTCGGGCGGCTGAACATCGACGGGCTGGAGCGGATGGCGGAAGCCGGGGAGATCGCCCGTGCGGTGCTCGGGCTCGCGTCCGACGACTTCCCCTATATGACGGGATCCTCGGTCGCGGTGGACGGAGGCAGCACGGCGGGCCGGAAGATGATCCATCCCGGCGCCCCCTGA
- a CDS encoding STAS domain-containing protein has protein sequence MPVERLVITRSVVERDAVLALAGELDMGGEALLAEAVGETLESGRRRVVLDCADVSFCDSRGFSALLVARQAIQDAEGALALAAVPERLDSLLTLVGAQEIFTIASTVEQARLLLAGTPAAPRPS, from the coding sequence GTGCCGGTGGAGAGGCTCGTGATCACACGATCGGTGGTGGAGCGGGATGCGGTGCTGGCACTGGCCGGTGAGCTGGACATGGGCGGCGAAGCGCTGCTGGCCGAAGCGGTCGGTGAAACGCTCGAATCCGGCCGTCGGCGGGTGGTGCTGGACTGTGCGGACGTTTCGTTCTGCGACTCACGCGGGTTCAGCGCGCTGCTCGTGGCCCGGCAGGCCATCCAGGATGCCGAAGGGGCTTTGGCGCTCGCCGCGGTCCCGGAACGTCTCGACAGCCTGCTGACACTGGTCGGCGCACAGGAGATCTTCACCATCGCCTCCACCGTCGAGCAGGCGCGCCTGCTGCTCGCCGGTACCCCTGCCGCCCCCCGGCCGAGCTGA
- a CDS encoding GNAT family N-acetyltransferase: MTQAENSDVPRTEAGPITVRRGVPEGAEDVVAGLYWEAFGRKLGAALNPPATGQRFIAKHLHRDRAVVALAGDRVVAVAGYQLDGRGLTGGGVADVLDTYGLLRGAPRLALLALLERTPAAGQLVMDGIAVAADSRGLGIGTLLLGEVFRVAAENRCRQVRLDVIDVNPRARALYERHGFTAVHTEQTPYLRRLMGFSAVTTMHRPVTPRAGDRP; encoded by the coding sequence ATGACCCAAGCGGAGAACAGCGACGTGCCCCGTACCGAGGCAGGACCGATCACCGTTCGGCGCGGCGTGCCCGAGGGAGCCGAGGACGTGGTGGCCGGGCTGTACTGGGAGGCGTTCGGCCGGAAGCTGGGCGCGGCGCTGAACCCGCCGGCCACCGGGCAGCGGTTCATCGCGAAGCATCTGCACCGCGACCGGGCCGTGGTGGCGCTCGCGGGTGATCGAGTGGTGGCGGTGGCGGGTTACCAGCTCGACGGCCGGGGGCTGACCGGCGGCGGCGTGGCCGATGTCCTGGATACGTACGGGCTGCTCAGGGGGGCGCCACGGCTTGCACTGCTGGCGCTGCTCGAACGCACTCCGGCCGCGGGGCAGCTCGTCATGGACGGCATCGCGGTCGCCGCGGACTCCCGCGGACTCGGCATCGGCACCCTGCTGCTCGGAGAGGTCTTCCGCGTCGCCGCCGAGAACCGCTGCCGGCAGGTCCGGCTGGATGTCATCGACGTCAATCCCCGCGCCCGCGCCCTCTACGAACGTCACGGCTTCACCGCGGTCCACACCGAGCAGACGCCCTATCTGCGCCGCCTGATGGGCTTCAGTGCCGTTACCACCATGCACCGTCCCGTCACCCCCCGGGCGGGTGACCGGCCGTGA
- a CDS encoding response regulator transcription factor, with product MIKVLVVDDQQLVRMGLRMLFDHAPDVEIVGEAGNGAEAVRLAGRSAPDVVLMDLRMPGTDGITATRLILAARPATRVVALTTFDDDEHLYGALAAGACGLLVKDTPPAEVLDAVRRAVAGESPFSRGALDRLVTQAVEARSASDGPAEAPLPNITPRERQVLGLLGVGLSNKEIADRLHMGVTTVKTHVASLMTKTGRDNRIRLAVLAVLAGVTAD from the coding sequence GTGATCAAAGTCCTCGTTGTCGACGACCAACAGCTCGTCCGCATGGGCCTGCGCATGCTCTTCGATCACGCCCCGGACGTCGAGATCGTCGGTGAGGCGGGCAACGGCGCGGAGGCCGTACGCCTGGCCGGGCGTTCCGCCCCCGACGTCGTCCTCATGGATCTCAGGATGCCCGGCACGGACGGCATCACAGCCACGCGGCTCATCCTGGCCGCTCGTCCCGCCACCCGCGTCGTCGCTCTGACCACCTTCGACGACGATGAACACCTGTACGGAGCACTCGCGGCCGGAGCGTGCGGGTTGCTCGTCAAGGACACCCCGCCGGCCGAAGTCCTCGACGCCGTACGCCGAGCGGTGGCAGGAGAGTCCCCCTTCAGCCGCGGTGCCCTCGACCGCCTCGTCACCCAGGCGGTCGAGGCCCGTTCAGCCTCCGACGGCCCGGCCGAGGCCCCACTGCCGAACATCACGCCGCGTGAGCGCCAGGTCCTCGGCCTGCTGGGCGTCGGCCTGTCCAACAAGGAGATCGCCGACCGACTGCACATGGGGGTCACCACGGTGAAGACACACGTCGCGAGCCTGATGACGAAGACGGGCCGGGACAACCGCATCAGACTCGCGGTCCTCGCCGTTCTGGCGGGTGTCACCGCGGACTGA
- a CDS encoding anti-sigma factor RsbA family regulatory protein: MTAQTAEPFVHPALFYRGEKEYLHGTVPFIQDGLRAGEPVAVAVPGPNLAILKTALGDDAADVRFLDMTEAGRNPGRIIPKVLRAFADAHRDTRVRIIGEPIWVGRSSVEYPACVQHEALINPAFEGREVTILCPYDAARLDEQVLADAYATHPVVISGGQERRSTAYAPARVVAHYNQPLAQAAASEELGYDADRLPSARHFAVERAAELGLSGIRLEDVALIVAELTTNSVVHGGGSGTIRVWSDADQVVLEVRDHGYLSDPLAGRRPATRDQQGGRGLLLVHYLSDLVRIHTGPDGTAIRCYISR; this comes from the coding sequence ATGACTGCGCAGACCGCCGAACCGTTCGTTCATCCCGCCTTGTTCTACCGGGGCGAGAAGGAGTACCTGCACGGTACGGTGCCCTTCATCCAGGACGGTCTGCGAGCCGGTGAGCCGGTGGCGGTCGCCGTGCCCGGCCCGAATCTGGCGATCCTCAAGACGGCCCTGGGCGACGACGCCGCGGACGTACGGTTCCTCGACATGACCGAGGCGGGACGCAACCCCGGACGAATCATCCCGAAGGTGCTGCGCGCTTTCGCGGACGCCCATCGCGATACGCGGGTACGGATCATCGGTGAGCCGATCTGGGTCGGCCGCAGCAGCGTGGAGTATCCGGCGTGCGTCCAGCACGAGGCGCTGATCAACCCTGCGTTCGAAGGCCGGGAAGTCACCATCCTGTGCCCCTACGACGCCGCACGCCTCGACGAGCAGGTACTCGCCGACGCGTACGCCACCCACCCCGTCGTCATTTCCGGCGGCCAGGAGCGGCGCAGCACCGCCTACGCACCCGCGCGTGTGGTGGCGCACTACAACCAGCCCTTGGCGCAAGCGGCGGCGAGCGAGGAACTCGGCTATGACGCCGACCGGCTGCCGAGTGCCCGGCACTTCGCGGTCGAGCGGGCGGCAGAGCTCGGCCTGTCCGGTATCCGGCTGGAGGACGTTGCCCTGATCGTGGCCGAGTTGACGACCAACAGCGTCGTCCATGGCGGGGGTTCGGGCACCATACGGGTATGGTCCGACGCCGACCAAGTAGTCCTTGAGGTCCGTGACCACGGTTACCTGAGCGATCCGCTGGCCGGGCGCCGCCCAGCCACGCGGGACCAGCAGGGCGGCCGTGGCCTGCTGCTGGTGCACTACTTGTCCGATCTCGTACGCATCCACACCGGCCCCGACGGTACGGCGATCCGCTGCTACATCAGCCGCTGA
- a CDS encoding sensor histidine kinase — translation MKRPWTAAAFDSTSASTRVLVLAGVLMGGLLVVYRPSGALDAAVAAAALVSCLAGARWPFAALLSQSCLLVAAHQLGAGIVPAVKVLAAVTLFELAVRRSGRRVAAGAAVLALAVAANRLADLPGALPEVLYKMGIVAGLPLLLGAYIRFSRDAVRHVRERAEQDELRAGQRLLAARAAERTAIARELHDLVAHHVSSMVLRVGVARHVLGDTGTDRAADPRITDVLDDLHSSGSAALEDLRRLVAVLRDPDSARPATASLVAAEELPAVLDEVVSRSRRNGLAVTASLDPAVAGLDAVRGLAVLRLVQEGLANVVKHAGPGAHARLTVRMAGGGAIHVGLHDDGARTHRPPEPGPRGHGLIGMRERVSLLGGSLEAGPASTGWRLIAELPASTASLEPQT, via the coding sequence GTGAAGCGACCATGGACCGCAGCCGCGTTCGACAGCACGTCAGCCTCCACCCGTGTACTGGTACTCGCCGGAGTCCTGATGGGCGGTCTCCTCGTGGTGTACCGGCCGTCCGGGGCTCTCGACGCAGCTGTGGCCGCTGCCGCACTCGTGTCGTGCCTCGCGGGGGCCAGATGGCCGTTCGCCGCGCTCCTGTCGCAGTCCTGCCTGTTGGTCGCCGCGCATCAGCTGGGAGCGGGCATCGTTCCCGCGGTGAAGGTGCTGGCCGCCGTCACCCTTTTCGAGCTGGCGGTACGGCGATCAGGACGCCGCGTCGCCGCCGGCGCGGCCGTACTGGCGCTGGCCGTCGCGGCGAACCGGCTCGCAGACCTGCCCGGCGCCCTGCCCGAAGTGCTGTACAAGATGGGCATCGTCGCCGGGCTTCCGCTGCTGCTGGGCGCGTACATACGCTTCAGCCGCGACGCGGTACGGCACGTCCGCGAGCGCGCGGAACAGGACGAACTACGCGCCGGACAGCGGCTGCTGGCGGCGCGCGCCGCCGAACGCACGGCGATAGCACGCGAACTGCACGACCTGGTGGCCCACCACGTGTCCTCCATGGTGCTGCGCGTCGGGGTCGCCCGGCACGTGCTCGGCGACACCGGCACAGACCGCGCGGCCGACCCCCGGATCACCGACGTCCTGGACGACCTCCACTCCAGCGGCAGCGCGGCACTGGAGGACCTGCGGCGCCTGGTCGCCGTACTGCGCGACCCGGACAGCGCGAGGCCCGCCACCGCGTCCCTGGTCGCGGCCGAGGAGTTGCCGGCCGTGTTGGACGAGGTGGTGAGCAGAAGCCGCCGCAACGGGCTCGCTGTCACCGCTTCCCTGGACCCGGCCGTCGCAGGACTCGACGCGGTCCGTGGACTGGCCGTGCTGCGTCTGGTCCAGGAGGGCCTGGCGAACGTCGTCAAGCACGCCGGTCCCGGCGCCCACGCGCGGTTGACCGTACGGATGGCCGGTGGCGGCGCCATACATGTGGGGCTCCACGACGACGGCGCGAGAACACACAGACCGCCGGAACCGGGCCCCCGCGGTCACGGGCTGATCGGCATGCGGGAGCGTGTGAGCCTGCTCGGCGGCTCATTGGAGGCTGGGCCCGCGAGCACGGGCTGGCGGCTTATCGCCGAACTGCCCGCGTCAACAGCCTCCTTGGAGCCGCAGACGTGA
- a CDS encoding contact-dependent growth inhibition system immunity protein, with protein MDRLLHLDRSLDELDPPRWTPPDADATHLVRKVHELRRVPLSELGPADLRTLLSQQVALPYVLPLAVSLLLDEPLLDAYFHEGDMLLAAVSAPASAWALLPDLGARLRAVITTLPEAAVADLPRGAAEELARFVARPESLR; from the coding sequence ATGGACCGTCTGCTGCACCTCGACCGTTCGCTCGACGAGCTGGACCCGCCCCGCTGGACGCCTCCTGACGCCGATGCGACCCATTTGGTCCGTAAAGTGCATGAATTGCGGCGCGTTCCGCTGAGCGAACTCGGTCCGGCTGATCTGCGCACTCTCCTCTCGCAGCAGGTAGCCCTGCCGTATGTCCTTCCACTCGCGGTGAGCCTGCTGCTCGACGAGCCGCTGCTGGACGCCTACTTCCACGAGGGAGACATGCTGCTGGCCGCCGTCAGTGCCCCGGCTTCCGCCTGGGCCCTGCTGCCGGACCTCGGCGCGCGACTGCGCGCAGTGATCACGACCCTGCCGGAGGCGGCCGTCGCCGACCTGCCCCGTGGCGCCGCCGAGGAGCTCGCCCGGTTCGTCGCGCGGCCCGAATCGCTTCGCTGA
- a CDS encoding RNA polymerase sigma factor: MAESTWPGEQLVVAAQHGDVDSIAALVAGSHPNVQRFARSLCVTPEDAEDAAQEALIILYRRIGMLRASGALASWMFRIVRNECLRRARTMLRDQAPLREGQAPPRDVAAPSAEDEVLHRMEAGRVGAAVAALPADQRRVLIMRDIQGYSGQMVADALGLSTAAMKSRLHRARAAVRHTLRVTPGSAPGGNAHENQDN; this comes from the coding sequence GTGGCTGAGTCGACCTGGCCCGGTGAACAGCTGGTGGTCGCCGCGCAGCACGGTGACGTCGATTCGATCGCCGCTTTGGTGGCGGGCTCACACCCGAACGTCCAGCGGTTCGCCCGCTCCCTCTGCGTCACTCCCGAGGACGCGGAGGACGCCGCCCAGGAGGCGTTGATCATCCTGTACCGCAGGATCGGAATGCTGCGGGCGTCCGGTGCTCTGGCGTCGTGGATGTTCCGTATCGTCCGCAACGAGTGCCTGCGGCGCGCGCGGACGATGCTGCGGGACCAGGCACCGCTGCGGGAAGGCCAAGCACCGCCGCGGGACGTCGCCGCACCTTCGGCCGAGGACGAGGTTCTGCACCGGATGGAAGCGGGCCGGGTGGGGGCGGCCGTCGCCGCTCTGCCCGCCGACCAACGACGCGTACTGATCATGCGAGACATCCAGGGCTACAGCGGACAGATGGTGGCCGATGCCCTGGGGCTCAGTACGGCCGCGATGAAGTCGCGTCTGCACCGGGCCCGCGCGGCCGTTCGGCACACGCTGCGTGTCACACCCGGCTCGGCTCCCGGAGGGAATGCCCATGAGAACCAGGACAACTGA
- a CDS encoding STAS domain-containing protein, which yields MHPLADRPGWQAVGEISLITRPAWEQALHQLALSDEEACHLELSAITFVDVAGVSALAAAAQGLPEGRRIVLEEPPAALRRVLDMFWPDLPTVEVVA from the coding sequence GTGCATCCGCTGGCGGACCGGCCAGGCTGGCAAGCGGTCGGCGAGATCAGTCTGATCACACGCCCGGCCTGGGAACAGGCGCTGCACCAGCTTGCCCTGAGCGACGAAGAGGCATGTCACTTGGAGCTTTCCGCGATCACCTTCGTCGACGTGGCTGGTGTCTCTGCTCTGGCGGCGGCCGCCCAGGGCCTTCCGGAGGGTCGACGTATCGTGCTTGAAGAGCCGCCTGCCGCCTTGCGGCGCGTGCTGGACATGTTCTGGCCGGACCTGCCCACCGTCGAGGTGGTGGCGTGA